The Sesamum indicum cultivar Zhongzhi No. 13 linkage group LG6, S_indicum_v1.0, whole genome shotgun sequence genome has a segment encoding these proteins:
- the LOC105163921 gene encoding exocyst complex component EXO70B1: MAENGEEKLIAVARHIAKTLGHTDTMTDDILKIFSNFDGRLREKLTEKLSEDGVEQTLNALDRQISRYISADNPIWSNSADAAAFLGSVDQLIAAVRDWTPLADDKSISSCLDRAEDLLQQSMFRLEDEFRTLVERGAESFDLTLSESTHPHPDYSDYDDDDDNVFADEDENFIPVAQQITDYDIVIDALPAGTIGDLHAIAKRMVAAGYVKECSHAYSACRREFLDESFSRLGLQKLSIDDVHRMQWTQLEDEIEKWIKAINVALRILFPSERRLCDRIFLGFSSAADLSFMEVCRGSTIQLLNFADAVAIGSRAPERLFKVLDVYETLRDLMPEFELNFSDQYCLSLRNEALTIWKRLGEAIRGIFMELENLIRRDPVKAAVPGGGLHPITRYVMNYLRAACRSRRTLEQVFEESIDYRKGDDQVLSSSSSLAVQMEWIMELLERNLEAKSKIYRDSALCSVFMMNNGRYIVQKVNDNELGTLLGEDWIRKHTAKLRQYHVNYQRSSWSKVLGVLKVDNSSTSPSGASKSLREKLKLFNSYFEEICRTQSSWVIFDAQLRDELRSSVSGSLSLAYRNFVAILQAVPDFGKNADRYIRYSVDEVEARIGELFQGTSGGKR, translated from the coding sequence ATGGCGGAAAACGGTGAGGAGAAGCTCATAGCTGTGGCCCGCCACATAGCCAAGACTCTTGGCCACACAGACACCATGACTGACGATATTCTCAAGATTTTCTCCAACTTCGACGGGAGACTGCGCGAAAAGCTCACCGAAAAGCTCTCTGAGGATGGGGTGGAACAAACCCTCAACGCCCTTGACCGCCAGATCTCTCGCTACATCTCCGCTGACAACCCCATTTGGTCAAACTCAGCCGATGCCGCCGCGTTTCTCGGTTCTGTTGACCAATTGATCGCGGCGGTTCGCGATTGGACCCCGCTAGCCGACGACAAGAGCATCTCCTCTTGCCTCGACCGCGCCGAGGATTTGCTCCAGCAATCCATGTTCCGTTTGGAGGATGAATTCAGGACCCTCGTCGAACGCGGCGCCGAGTCTTTCGACCTGACTCTATCGGAGTCAACGCATCCTCATCCCGACTATTCTGACTACGACGACGACGACGACAACGTTTTCGCCGACGAGGATGAGAATTTCATCCCTGTGGCCCAGCAGATAACAGATTACGACATCGTAATCGACGCGCTGCCGGCCGGGACCATCGGAGATTTGCACGCCATTGCGAAGCGGATGGTTGCGGCTGGGTATGTGAAAGAGTGCTCCCACGCGTACAGCGCGTGCCGGAGGGAGTTCTTGGACGAGAGCTTCTCGAGGTTGGGCCTGCAGAAACTCAGCATTGATGATGTACATAGAATGCAGTGGACTCAGCTGGaggatgaaattgagaaatggATCAAAGCGATTAATGTTGCTCTTAGGATTCTTTTCCCGAGCGAGCGAAGATTATGTGATCGAATTTTCTTGGGTTTCTCCTCGGCTGCCGATCTTTCTTTCATGGAGGTTTGCAGGGGTTCCACAATTCAGCTCTTGAACTTTGCAGATGCTGTAGCGATAGGGAGTCGGGCACCTGAGCGGCTGTTCAAGGTGCTCGATGTTTATGAAACGCTACGGGACCTGATGCCTGAATTTGAGTTAAATTTCTCGGATCAGTACTGTTTATCGTTGAGGAATGAAGCTTTAACTATTTGGAAAAGACTAGGGGAGGCTATTAGGGGGATATTTATGGAGTTGGAGAATTTGATCCGTCGGGACCCAGTTAAGGCTGCTGTTCCGGGAGGCGGGTTGCATCCCATCACTCGATATGTGATGAATTATCTCCGTGCTGCGTGCCGGTCAAGGCGAACCTTGGAACAAGTGTTTGAAGAGAGCATTGATTATAGAAAAGGAGATGATCAGGTTTTGTCCTCATCATCCTCATTGGCAGTCCAAATGGAGTGGATTATGGAGCTGTTGGAGAGGAATTTGGAGGCTAAGTCTAAGATTTATAGGGACTCGGCCTTATGCTCTGTGTTTATGATGAATAACGGGAGGTATATAGTGCAAAAGGTGAATGATAATGAGTTGGGAACACTCTTAGGTGAGGACTGGATCAGAAAACACACGGCAAAACTGAGGCAGTATCATGTGAATTATCAAAGAAGTTCTTGGAGTAAGGTTTTGGGAGTTTTGAAGGTTGATAATAGTTCTACTTCACCTAGTGGAGCATCCAAGAGTTTGAGAGAAAAGCTGAAGTTATTCAATTCATACTTTGAGGAGATTTGCAGGACTCAGTCTTCATGGGTGATCTTTGATGCTCAGTTGAGAGATGAGTTGAGGAGTTCGGTTTCAGGGTCTTTGTCCCTGGCGTATCGCAACTTTGTCGCGATACTGCAGGCTGTTCCAGATTTTGGGAAGAATGCAGATAGGTATATCAGGTATAGCGTGGATGAAGTTGAGGCTAGGATCGGCGAGTTGTTTCAAGGGACCAGCGGTGGGAAAAGGTGA